A part of Miscanthus floridulus cultivar M001 chromosome 6, ASM1932011v1, whole genome shotgun sequence genomic DNA contains:
- the LOC136460137 gene encoding pollen allergen Phl p 2-like, with protein sequence MASSSSFLLAMAALAALFAVGLCGNTVTLTVGKGTTSTYTHLVLVANLPIHELAIREKGAAEFLDDMKESPAMTFTQDSKAPLKAPLSVRFSVKGGGYRNRDEIFPAGLKPGSVIKTDIKFEG encoded by the coding sequence atggcctcctcgtcctccttcctgctggccatggcggcgctgGCAGCCTTGTTTGCCGTTGGATTGTGCGGCAACACAGTGACCTTGACGGTCGGCAAGGGCACCACCTCCACGTACACACACCTAGTCCTTGTCGCCAACCTCCCCATCCATGAGCTGGCGATCAGAGAAAAGGGCGCCGCGGAATTTTTGGACGACATGAAGGAGTCACCAGCCATGACCTTTACACAAGACAGCAAGGCACCGCTCAAGGCGCCCCTCTCCGTCCGCTTTTCTGTGAAGGGTGGTGGCTACCGCAACAGGGATGAAATTTTCCCTGCTGGATTGAAGCCTGGCTCAGTTATCAAAACTGATATCAAGTTTGAGGGGTAA